The Diabrotica virgifera virgifera chromosome 10, PGI_DIABVI_V3a genome has a window encoding:
- the LOC126878658 gene encoding uncharacterized protein LOC126878658 — MSDGRKRLSGSGYRKEAQKKLEKQREVVEKTAKISNFFKKSNSQDENLKCTPTDDNVTPCGSGRPNYGQTHVKEGDDALNDAEASIKEPERPSSSRSSNEDKVIPYSLDVKIVDDPALWEINDRTREYVVTRGINQNIDEMDLSRSKRLIGGQNRYLSKSLLKTKLINGKEMKRSYLMYSESSGKLYCVPCQLFGGTTKLAKEGCDDWKHGNDILKSHENSSDHKTCVLVMKTRMSSKGIQSLLTSQIEDEQNYWRNVLKRVVAVVKSLAAAGLPLRGHDEKFGSLSNSGNFILCLELIAEFDPFIAEHIAKYGNPGQGHTSYLSSTTYEEFVKLMAHKVVKEIVEEVKVAKYFSIIVDSSPDITHTDQLAIVLRYVLPNGKSVERFLCFLPSVGHRSEALFDAVIKVLAENEIDIENCRGQSLVMHRICPVCILAYKPGFVRLALLPCILHALHTLLI; from the coding sequence ATGAGTGATGGGCGGAAACGATTGAGTGGTTCTGGCTACCGAAAAGAAGCTCAGAAAAAACTGGAAAAACAAAGAGAAGTAGTAGAAAAAACCGcaaagatatcaaatttttttaagaaaagcaACTCTCAAGATGAAAACTTAAAATGTACTCCTACCGACGACAATGTCACTCCGTGCGGTAGTGGTAGGCCTAATTATGGTCAGACTCACGTAAAAGAAGGTGATGATGCTCTTAATGACGCTGAAGCATCGATTAAGGAACCAGAGCGTCCATCCTCATCACGGTCTTCAAATGAAGATAAGGTGATACCGTATTCTTTGGATGTTAAAATTGTGGATGACCCAGCTTTGTGGGAGATAAATGACCGTACTCGTGAATATGTGGTTACGAGAGGAATCAACCAAAACATAGATGAAATGGATTTATCACGGTCAAAAAGATTAATTGGAGGGCAAAATCGATATTTATCTAAGTCCCTTCTGAAAACAAAGCTGATAAACGGCAAAGAGATGAAAAGATCCTACTTGATGTATTCCGAGAGCAGTGGCAAATTGTATTGTGTTCCCTGCCAATTATTTGGTGGCACAACAAAACTTGCGAAAGAAGGTTGTGATGACTGGAAGCATGGCAATGACATTTTGAAATCGCATGAAAATTCCTCTGACCACAAAACATGTGTATTGGTAATGAAAACCAGGATGTCATCAAAGGGAATACAATCACTGCTCACCAGTCAAATTGAAGACGAGCAAAACTACTGGCGCAATGTACTGAAGAGAGTGGTTGCAGTAGTTAAATCCCTAGCAGCTGCAGGTCTTCCTTTAAGAGGGCACGATGAGAAATTCGGGTCATTGTCAAACAGTGGCAATTTCATCTTGTGTCTAGAATTGATTGCCGAATTTGACCCATTCATAGCTGAGCACATCGCTAAATATGGAAATCCCGGACAGGGTCATACTTCATATTTATCCTCGACTACTTATGAAGAGTTTGTAAAACTAATGGCCCATAAAGTCGTGAAAGAAATAGTAGAAGAAGTTAAAGTAGcgaaatatttttctattattgtaGATTCTAGCCCAGATATTACGCATACAGACCAACTCGCAATAGTCCTTCGGTATGTGTTACCTAACGGAAAGTCCGTTGAAAGATTTCTTTGTTTTCTTCCATCAGTTGGCCACAGATCAGAAGCTCTGTTTGATGCAGTTATTAAAGTTCTGGCCGAAAATGAAATTGATATTGAAAACTGTAGGGGTCAGTCATTGGTAATGCATCGAATATGTCCGGTATGTATACTGGCTTACAAGCCAGGATTCGTGAGGTTAGCCCTTCTGCCATGTATACTCCATGCTCTGCACACTCTCTTAATTTAG